A genomic segment from Cyanobium sp. NIES-981 encodes:
- a CDS encoding GMC oxidoreductase, translating into MIIDDTLYDVVVIGSGAAGGTLAAELAEAGRTVLLLERGERLPLVDQNVGDVDLFRKQRYHPEQPWFGSDGDPFKPQMVYALGGNTKIWASVLERLREAEFEGVAMQDGRSPDWGLRYSDLAPWYDRAEALYRVHGQAGEDPTAPPRQGAYPYAPLSMEPVLEELHADLARQGLRPYHLPLSWSESASDPSGDAELFGVERALAPITPGAVPATLRSGATVEALHVDPSGRQVKGLEARIAGDRWLFQGHQVVLAAGAVNTAAILLRSAGERHPRGLANGSDQVGRNLMKPQLTALLQRASRPNSGRYSPALGVTEYYWGDRNVDYALGSIRNGGGVLQDPLFAESPPLLSLVSRLLPDRALEWLADRSITWWAMTAVLPDPENRVTVQGDRIDVAYIANNREAHDRLVYRWLDTMQKTEADSATTVVQRAPIYPRGEAPLSVMGLACGTCRMGSDPATSVVNLQGRCHKLENLWIADASVFPGCPAVGPGLTVIANALRVAGQVHEELG; encoded by the coding sequence ATGATCATCGACGACACCCTCTACGACGTGGTGGTGATCGGCAGCGGCGCGGCCGGCGGCACCCTGGCGGCCGAGCTGGCTGAAGCGGGGCGCACGGTGCTGCTGCTGGAGCGGGGCGAGCGGCTGCCGCTGGTGGATCAGAACGTGGGCGATGTGGACCTGTTCCGCAAGCAGCGCTATCACCCTGAGCAGCCCTGGTTCGGCAGCGACGGCGATCCCTTCAAGCCCCAGATGGTGTACGCGCTGGGCGGCAACACCAAGATCTGGGCGTCGGTGCTGGAGCGGCTGCGGGAGGCGGAATTCGAGGGGGTGGCGATGCAGGACGGCCGCTCCCCCGACTGGGGCCTGCGCTACAGCGATCTGGCTCCCTGGTACGACCGGGCCGAAGCCCTCTACCGGGTGCATGGCCAGGCCGGCGAAGACCCCACGGCGCCTCCTCGGCAGGGCGCCTATCCCTATGCACCGCTGTCGATGGAGCCGGTGCTGGAGGAGCTGCACGCCGACCTGGCGCGTCAGGGGCTGCGGCCCTACCACCTGCCCCTGAGCTGGAGCGAGAGCGCCAGTGATCCCAGCGGCGATGCGGAGCTCTTCGGTGTGGAGCGGGCCCTGGCACCGATCACCCCTGGGGCCGTGCCTGCCACCCTGCGCAGCGGCGCCACGGTGGAGGCCCTGCATGTGGATCCCTCGGGGCGCCAGGTGAAGGGGCTGGAGGCGCGGATCGCAGGCGACCGCTGGCTGTTCCAGGGGCACCAGGTGGTGCTGGCGGCCGGGGCGGTGAACACGGCGGCGATCCTGCTGCGCTCGGCCGGGGAGCGGCACCCGCGCGGACTGGCCAACGGCTCGGATCAGGTGGGCCGCAACCTGATGAAGCCCCAGCTCACGGCCCTGCTGCAGCGCGCCAGCCGTCCCAATTCGGGGCGCTACTCCCCGGCCCTGGGTGTCACCGAGTACTACTGGGGCGACAGGAATGTGGACTACGCCCTGGGCTCGATCCGCAACGGCGGCGGCGTGCTGCAGGATCCGCTGTTCGCCGAATCGCCGCCGCTGCTGTCGCTGGTGAGCCGGCTGCTGCCGGACCGGGCGCTGGAGTGGCTGGCCGACCGCTCGATCACCTGGTGGGCGATGACGGCGGTGCTGCCCGACCCCGAAAACCGCGTGACGGTGCAGGGGGACCGCATCGATGTGGCCTACATCGCCAACAACCGCGAGGCCCACGACCGGCTGGTGTACCGCTGGCTGGACACGATGCAGAAAACGGAGGCCGATTCCGCCACCACGGTGGTGCAGCGGGCCCCGATCTACCCCCGCGGAGAGGCGCCGCTGAGCGTGATGGGGCTGGCCTGCGGCACCTGCCGCATGGGCAGCGATCCGGCCACGTCAGTGGTGAACCTGCAGGGCCGCTGCCATAAGCTGGAGAACCTCTGGATCGCCGATGCCAGCGTGTTCCCCGGCTGCCCGGCGGTGGGCCCCGGCCTCACGGTGATCGCCAATGCCCTGCGGGTGGCGGGCCAGGTGCACGAGGAGCTGGGGTGA
- a CDS encoding aldo/keto reductase, translating to MVQTMVSDTADAYGAGHNEALVRQARRRFGHDAFLATKSGIVFEADQPGSQRDTGWGLPLTINGSKTCVERAIDHGLRRHGVEQIDLLYAHHRDPSTLLEETVSAMAEAVQQGKVKAIGLSNGTVDDSNRANQLYPVWVVHYAYSLFSRESEYAILPPSTVSEWRLRAAHSWALTSWPSPCNLSMMASPRQQPMMQGENFILNLQRLETLVAIASVLSITPAQLPLVWLPAQADNTIPMSGSRSKAHAGENPAALAGNRA from the coding sequence ATGGTTCAGACCATGGTGAGCGATACCGCTGATGCCTATGGTGCTGGGCACAATGAAGCTCTGGTCAGACAGGCCAGGCGCCGCTTTGGTCACGACGCTTTCTTGGCAACGAAATCTGGCATTGTCTTTGAAGCAGATCAGCCAGGCAGCCAACGGGATACAGGCTGGGGGTTGCCGCTGACGATTAACGGGTCGAAAACCTGTGTGGAACGGGCGATTGACCATGGTCTGAGGCGTCATGGTGTGGAGCAGATCGACTTGCTCTATGCCCACCACCGCGATCCCAGCACTCTCCTGGAGGAGACGGTTTCAGCCATGGCCGAGGCCGTTCAGCAAGGCAAGGTGAAGGCCATTGGCTTGTCCAATGGGACCGTTGATGACAGCAACAGGGCCAATCAGCTGTATCCCGTTTGGGTAGTGCACTATGCGTATTCATTGTTTTCGCGTGAATCTGAATACGCTATTCTGCCCCCGTCAACTGTATCGGAGTGGCGCTTGCGTGCTGCTCACTCCTGGGCGCTGACGTCCTGGCCGTCACCGTGCAATCTCTCGATGATGGCGAGTCCGCGTCAACAACCCATGATGCAGGGTGAGAACTTCATCCTCAACCTGCAGCGTCTTGAAACACTGGTAGCAATTGCTTCTGTCCTGAGCATCACCCCGGCCCAACTCCCCCTGGTCTGGCTGCCTGCACAAGCAGACAACACCATTCCCATGTCGGGCAGCCGCAGCAAGGCTCATGCCGGTGAGAACCCTGCGGCCCTCGCCGGAAACCGCGCTTAG
- a CDS encoding IS3 family transposase (programmed frameshift), translated as MKRTRHTAEQIIRKLKTADQLIAQGKTVADVCRVIEVTQPTYHRWRQQYGGMQAEEARRLTQLEKENARLKKLLAEAELEKAMLKDLGGGKLLSPERRRRAVTVLQERYRASERQACRVVGQHRSTQRHCGKVVDLEETKLRHRLREIAAEHIRWGRRMAYRLLRREGWTVNHKRVQRLWREEGLQRPTPRKRKRARPADGSVRRHRAQHPHQVWAMDFQFDATADGRRLKFLNVIDEHSRLCLAIRVGRRCKAKDVVTVLEELTSLYPAPAFIRSDNGPEFIAQALRDWCEASSATSTAYIAPGSPWENGFAESFNGRFRDEFLNTELFTTAPEAQILADRWRWEYNSLRPHSALQGRTPLEAAQQGAAA; from the exons ATGAAACGCACCAGGCACACAGCGGAGCAGATCATCCGCAAGCTCAAGACCGCCGACCAGCTGATTGCCCAGGGCAAGACCGTCGCCGATGTCTGCCGCGTCATCGAGGTGACGCAGCCGACGTATCACCGCTGGCGGCAGCAGTACGGCGGGATGCAGGCCGAGGAGGCCCGCCGGCTGACGCAGCTGGAGAAGGAGAACGCCCGGCTCAAGAAGTTGTTGGCAGAAGCCGAGTTGGAGAAGGCGATGCTCAAGGACCTTG GCGGAGGGAAACTTCTGAGCCCGGAACGCCGTCGCAGGGCCGTCACGGTCCTGCAGGAGCGTTACCGGGCATCAGAGCGCCAGGCCTGCCGTGTTGTGGGGCAGCACCGCAGCACCCAGCGCCATTGCGGGAAGGTCGTCGACCTGGAGGAGACCAAGCTTCGGCACCGCCTGAGGGAGATTGCAGCTGAGCACATCCGCTGGGGCCGCCGCATGGCCTACCGCCTGCTGCGTCGGGAGGGCTGGACCGTGAACCACAAGCGGGTGCAACGGCTCTGGCGGGAGGAGGGGCTGCAGCGGCCCACTCCCAGGAAGCGGAAGCGGGCACGGCCCGCCGACGGCTCGGTGAGGCGTCACCGGGCCCAGCATCCCCACCAGGTGTGGGCCATGGATTTCCAGTTCGATGCCACCGCCGATGGCCGCAGACTCAAGTTCCTGAACGTGATCGACGAGCACAGCCGCCTCTGCCTGGCGATCCGGGTGGGCAGGCGGTGCAAGGCCAAAGACGTGGTGACTGTGCTGGAGGAACTCACCAGCCTCTACCCGGCGCCAGCGTTCATCCGATCGGACAACGGCCCGGAGTTCATTGCGCAGGCCCTACGGGACTGGTGCGAGGCCAGCAGCGCCACCAGCACGGCCTACATCGCGCCGGGATCCCCATGGGAGAACGGATTCGCAGAATCCTTCAACGGCCGCTTCCGCGATGAATTCCTCAACACCGAGTTGTTCACCACAGCCCCGGAGGCTCAGATCCTGGCCGATCGCTGGCGATGGGAGTACAACTCACTCAGGCCGCATTCGGCCCTCCAGGGGCGTACGCCCCTGGAGGCAGCTCAACAAGGAGCTGCAGCATGA
- a CDS encoding IS5 family transposase, with product MRGQQERTGSLFSYVSIEERIPAGHPLRRIRKLADQALDRLNPTFCHLYASEGRPSIPPEQLLLASLLQAFYGIRSERLLLEQLDYNLLFRWFVGLSPDDPIWHPTTFTKNRERLLNEQLMGRFLEKLMAAPEVKPLLSNEHFSVDGTLLQAWASHASLERIDGEDDPPPPPSGPGEGFGAAKDGRKRAKGDFRGVRLSNKTHRSGTDPDALLARKSNVHPALPSYRGHVLMDNRHALVVDCRVTQADGYGERDAAKEMAADLPGHHQKTIGADKNYDTHGFVAEMRRIGVTPHVAQNAGRSGGSAIDGRTTRHEGYAKSIHARRGIEKVFGWIKQFGGLRQFKLRGQANVSAMFGLHVIAYNLIRLSNLLRPVEAMA from the coding sequence ATGCGTGGTCAGCAGGAGCGCACAGGCTCACTGTTCTCCTACGTCTCGATCGAGGAGCGGATTCCGGCCGGCCATCCGCTGCGGCGGATTCGCAAGCTGGCGGATCAGGCTCTCGATCGCCTCAATCCCACCTTCTGCCATCTCTATGCCTCAGAAGGCAGGCCATCGATACCGCCTGAGCAATTGCTGCTGGCCTCACTGCTGCAGGCGTTCTACGGGATCCGTTCGGAGCGCCTGCTGCTGGAGCAGCTCGACTACAACCTGCTGTTCCGCTGGTTTGTGGGCTTGAGTCCTGACGATCCGATCTGGCATCCGACCACGTTCACCAAGAATCGTGAGCGGCTGCTCAACGAGCAGTTGATGGGCCGGTTCCTGGAGAAGCTGATGGCGGCACCGGAGGTGAAACCGCTGCTCAGCAATGAACACTTCTCCGTCGATGGCACCCTGCTCCAAGCCTGGGCCTCACATGCCTCCCTGGAGCGAATCGACGGAGAGGATGACCCGCCGCCTCCGCCATCAGGCCCTGGCGAGGGATTCGGGGCGGCCAAGGATGGCAGGAAGCGGGCCAAGGGCGACTTCCGCGGGGTGCGTCTCAGCAACAAGACCCATCGCTCCGGCACGGATCCCGACGCTCTTCTGGCCCGCAAGTCGAATGTTCACCCGGCCCTGCCCAGCTACCGGGGGCATGTGCTCATGGACAACCGCCATGCCCTGGTGGTGGATTGCCGGGTGACCCAGGCTGACGGCTACGGCGAACGGGATGCGGCCAAGGAGATGGCCGCCGATCTCCCCGGGCACCACCAGAAAACCATCGGTGCTGACAAGAACTACGACACCCATGGATTCGTCGCAGAGATGCGACGGATCGGCGTTACCCCGCATGTCGCCCAGAACGCAGGACGCTCCGGCGGCTCCGCCATCGATGGCCGCACCACTCGCCATGAGGGCTATGCCAAGTCGATCCATGCACGCCGCGGCATCGAGAAGGTTTTCGGCTGGATCAAGCAGTTCGGCGGCCTGCGCCAGTTCAAGCTGCGCGGCCAGGCCAATGTCAGTGCCATGTTCGGACTGCATGTGATCGCCTACAACCTGATCCGCCTGAGCAACCTGCTCAGGCCTGTGGAGGCGATGGCATGA
- a CDS encoding VOC family protein, translating to MASNPVTWFEIAVFDIERAKRFYEAVFAFTLTNMPTPEGEEYWTFPMSDTLMGAGGALTTLEGLQPGAGGTLIYFACDDCAVQQARVEPAGGKVLRPKMKIGDYGYIAICLDTEGNPIGLYSQS from the coding sequence ATGGCCAGCAACCCCGTCACCTGGTTCGAGATCGCCGTCTTCGACATCGAGCGGGCCAAGCGGTTCTATGAAGCCGTGTTCGCCTTCACCCTCACCAACATGCCCACCCCCGAGGGTGAGGAGTACTGGACCTTCCCCATGAGTGACACCCTCATGGGAGCTGGCGGAGCCCTCACCACCCTGGAGGGCCTGCAACCCGGCGCCGGTGGCACCCTGATCTACTTCGCCTGTGACGACTGCGCCGTGCAGCAGGCCCGGGTGGAACCAGCCGGGGGCAAGGTGCTGCGGCCGAAGATGAAGATCGGCGATTATGGCTACATCGCCATCTGTCTCGACACTGAAGGCAACCCCATCGGCCTCTATTCCCAGAGCTGA
- a CDS encoding arylsulfatase: protein MATKKPNIILLVTDDTGYGDLGPYGGGEGRGMPTPNFDRLAAEGMTFFSFYAQPSCTPGRAAMQTGRIPNRSGMTTVAFQGQGGGLPAAEWTLASVLKQGGYRTFFTGKWHLGEADYALPNAHGYDQMKYVGLYHLNAYTYADPTWFPDMDPDLRSMFQKVTQGSLSGKASEKATEDFKINGQYVDTPEQGVVGIPFFDGYVEKAATDFLEEAAKDDQPFFLNVNFMKVHQPNLPHPDFIHQSPSKSKYADSIVELDARIGAILDKVRELGIEEDTFIFWTTDNGAWQDVYPDAGYTPFRGTKGTVREGGNRVPAIAWWPGKIEAGVKNHDILGGLDLLATFAALGGVSLPSQDREGQPITFDSFDLSPVLLGTGKSARKSWFYFTENELTPGAVRINNYKAVFNLRGDDGGTTGGLAVDSNLGWKGAESYVAIVPQLFDLWQDPQERYDIFMNNYTERTWVMVTIGDTIKELMKTYIEYPPRKMQGEGYSGPITLTQYERFQHVREMLASEGIKIPMPTGN, encoded by the coding sequence ATGGCCACGAAGAAGCCCAACATCATTCTGCTGGTGACGGATGACACGGGCTATGGCGACCTTGGGCCTTACGGCGGTGGTGAAGGCAGGGGCATGCCGACGCCGAACTTCGACCGGCTGGCCGCCGAAGGGATGACCTTCTTCTCCTTCTATGCCCAGCCGAGTTGCACCCCAGGCCGGGCCGCCATGCAGACCGGACGCATCCCCAACCGCAGCGGCATGACCACCGTGGCCTTCCAGGGCCAGGGCGGCGGCCTGCCGGCAGCCGAGTGGACGCTGGCCTCCGTGCTGAAACAGGGCGGCTACCGCACCTTCTTCACGGGCAAATGGCACCTGGGTGAGGCGGACTATGCCCTGCCCAATGCCCACGGCTATGACCAGATGAAGTATGTGGGCCTCTATCACCTCAATGCCTACACCTATGCCGATCCCACCTGGTTCCCGGACATGGATCCTGACCTGCGGTCGATGTTCCAGAAGGTGACCCAGGGATCGCTCTCTGGCAAGGCCAGTGAGAAGGCCACGGAAGATTTCAAGATCAACGGTCAATATGTGGATACTCCGGAGCAAGGAGTTGTCGGGATCCCCTTCTTCGATGGCTATGTCGAGAAGGCCGCGACGGACTTTCTCGAGGAGGCGGCCAAGGACGATCAGCCCTTCTTTTTGAACGTCAACTTCATGAAGGTGCACCAGCCCAACCTCCCCCACCCTGACTTCATCCACCAATCGCCTTCCAAGAGCAAGTACGCCGACTCGATCGTTGAGCTGGATGCCCGGATCGGCGCCATCCTCGACAAGGTGCGGGAGCTGGGCATCGAAGAGGACACCTTCATCTTCTGGACCACTGACAACGGAGCCTGGCAGGATGTGTATCCCGACGCCGGCTATACGCCATTCCGGGGTACGAAGGGCACCGTTCGTGAGGGAGGCAACCGCGTGCCGGCCATTGCCTGGTGGCCCGGCAAGATCGAGGCTGGCGTCAAGAACCACGACATCCTCGGAGGCCTCGATCTGTTGGCCACCTTTGCTGCCCTTGGCGGTGTGTCCCTGCCCAGCCAGGACCGGGAAGGCCAGCCGATCACCTTCGACAGCTTCGACCTCTCTCCGGTGCTGTTGGGCACCGGCAAGAGCGCGCGAAAATCCTGGTTCTACTTCACCGAGAATGAGCTCACGCCCGGTGCCGTACGGATCAACAACTACAAGGCCGTGTTCAACCTGCGTGGAGATGATGGCGGCACCACCGGTGGGCTCGCCGTTGACTCCAACCTGGGATGGAAGGGGGCGGAAAGTTATGTGGCCATCGTGCCCCAGCTGTTCGACCTCTGGCAGGACCCCCAGGAGCGCTACGACATCTTCATGAACAACTACACCGAACGCACCTGGGTGATGGTGACCATCGGCGACACGATCAAGGAGCTGATGAAAACCTACATCGAATATCCGCCGCGCAAGATGCAGGGCGAGGGCTATTCCGGTCCGATCACTCTCACGCAATACGAGCGCTTCCAGCATGTGCGGGAGATGCTGGCTTCGGAGGGCATCAAGATTCCCATGCCTACGGGTAACTAG
- a CDS encoding Nif11 family protein, producing the protein MTAPGLKGLLKAAFNDPALEARLTAPGADTVAIAAAAGFTITAEEFSNALEGWEEWRISSIHDVDTDT; encoded by the coding sequence ATGACTGCCCCAGGCCTCAAGGGACTCCTGAAAGCAGCTTTCAACGATCCCGCCCTGGAGGCCCGCCTCACCGCCCCCGGGGCGGACACGGTGGCCATCGCCGCCGCCGCAGGGTTCACCATCACGGCCGAGGAGTTCAGCAACGCCCTCGAGGGGTGGGAGGAGTGGCGGATCAGCAGCATCCACGACGTGGACACCGACACCTGA
- a CDS encoding YccF domain-containing protein has protein sequence MLRFLLNVLWFVLGGFVMGLGWWLAGLVAAITIVGIPWARACFLIGTFSFWPFGYEAVSRRELTGRMEFGTGPLGLLGNIVWFLVAGWWLAIGHLGSALACFVTIVGIPFGIQHIKLALIALAPIGMEVVPTQR, from the coding sequence ATGCTGCGCTTCCTGCTCAATGTGCTCTGGTTCGTGCTCGGCGGCTTCGTGATGGGCCTGGGCTGGTGGCTGGCCGGCCTGGTGGCGGCGATCACGATCGTGGGCATCCCCTGGGCGAGGGCCTGCTTCCTGATCGGCACCTTCTCCTTCTGGCCCTTCGGCTACGAGGCGGTGAGCCGGCGCGAGCTCACCGGGCGGATGGAATTCGGCACCGGGCCGCTCGGACTGCTGGGCAACATCGTGTGGTTCCTGGTGGCCGGCTGGTGGCTGGCGATCGGCCACCTGGGCTCGGCGCTGGCCTGTTTCGTGACGATCGTGGGCATTCCCTTCGGCATCCAGCACATCAAGCTGGCGTTGATCGCCCTGGCGCCGATCGGCATGGAGGTGGTGCCCACCCAGCGCTGA
- a CDS encoding TRAP transporter large permease subunit, with protein sequence MEIELLGYVIGFDAGAWLGAGMFLTLVLALLSGYPVAFGLGGVSVLYGLLGMALGLIDPAFLAALPQRIFGIMGNFTLLAIPAFVFMGAMLEKSGIAERLLVAMGHLLGRLRGGLALAVVLVGALLAATTGVVAATVTTMGLISLPAMLRAGYDRSLACGVITASGTLGQIIPPSIVLVVLGDQLGVSIGDLFLGSLVPGLVMAGAFALYVVVITALKPELAPRRSTAEERAMPAATLLQVVLQPLGLILLVLGSIFFGIATPTEAGALGALGAVVLALFQGGLNRQALAEVSDETLRTTAMVMAILLGSTAFSLVFRGLGGDQLISGLLLNLPGGRVGFLAIAMLVIFILGFFIDFFEIAFIVVPLLLPTARELLGPAELLWFGVVIGTNLQTSFLTPPFGFALFYLRGVAPPELGTGAIYRGAWPFVGIQLAVLLLVVLVPQLVTFLPSLASAAG encoded by the coding sequence ATGGAGATCGAGCTGCTGGGCTACGTGATCGGCTTCGATGCCGGCGCCTGGCTGGGGGCGGGCATGTTCCTCACGCTGGTGCTGGCCCTGCTGAGCGGCTACCCGGTGGCCTTCGGCCTGGGCGGAGTCTCGGTGCTCTATGGCCTGCTGGGCATGGCCCTGGGGCTGATCGATCCCGCCTTCCTCGCGGCATTGCCGCAGCGGATCTTCGGCATCATGGGCAACTTCACCCTGCTGGCGATTCCGGCCTTCGTGTTCATGGGGGCGATGCTCGAGAAATCGGGCATCGCCGAGCGGCTGCTGGTGGCGATGGGGCATCTGCTGGGCCGGCTGCGCGGCGGCCTGGCCCTGGCGGTGGTGCTGGTGGGAGCGCTGCTGGCGGCCACCACCGGTGTGGTGGCCGCCACGGTCACCACCATGGGGCTGATCTCCCTGCCGGCGATGCTGCGCGCCGGCTACGACCGCTCGCTGGCCTGCGGCGTGATCACCGCCTCCGGCACCCTGGGCCAGATCATTCCCCCCAGCATCGTGCTGGTGGTGCTGGGCGACCAGCTGGGCGTGTCGATCGGCGATCTGTTCCTGGGCTCGCTGGTGCCGGGGCTGGTGATGGCCGGCGCCTTCGCCCTCTACGTGGTGGTGATCACGGCGTTGAAGCCGGAGCTGGCGCCGCGGCGCAGCACCGCCGAGGAGCGCGCCATGCCGGCGGCCACCCTGTTGCAGGTGGTGCTGCAGCCCCTGGGGCTGATCCTGCTGGTGCTGGGCAGCATCTTCTTCGGCATCGCCACCCCCACCGAAGCCGGCGCCCTGGGGGCGCTGGGGGCGGTGGTGCTGGCCTTGTTCCAGGGCGGCCTCAACCGCCAGGCGCTGGCGGAGGTGAGCGATGAAACCCTGCGCACCACCGCGATGGTGATGGCGATCCTGCTGGGCTCCACCGCCTTCAGCCTGGTGTTCCGCGGGCTGGGGGGCGATCAGCTGATCTCGGGGCTGCTGCTCAACCTGCCCGGCGGCCGGGTGGGCTTTCTGGCGATCGCGATGCTGGTGATCTTCATCCTGGGCTTTTTCATCGACTTCTTCGAGATCGCCTTCATCGTGGTGCCGCTGCTGCTGCCCACGGCCCGGGAGCTGCTGGGCCCCGCCGAGCTGCTCTGGTTCGGGGTGGTGATCGGCACCAACCTGCAGACCTCCTTCCTCACTCCGCCCTTCGGCTTCGCCCTCTTCTACCTGCGGGGCGTGGCACCGCCGGAGCTGGGCACCGGCGCCATCTACCGGGGGGCCTGGCCCTTCGTTGGAATCCAGCTGGCGGTGCTGCTACTGGTGGTGCTGGTGCCCCAACTGGTCACCTTCCTCCCCTCGCTCGCCTCAGCGGCCGGATGA
- a CDS encoding TRAP transporter small permease subunit has product MPAPPERQADPPQPHAAPRGPAVRLVAAIDRLNRWAGRLAGWALVLMLILGCWNVFGRYAGLLLGTNLSSNGLIEAQWYLFAFAFLLGLGWTLQRQGHVRVDVLQSRWPERRRLGVDLAGTLGLLLPFVALVLIVSAAPTIESWRIAEASPDPGGLPRFWVKALIPLGFLLLGLQGVAEAIRLALQRRTLRRRR; this is encoded by the coding sequence ATGCCCGCCCCGCCTGAGCGCCAAGCCGATCCACCGCAGCCCCATGCAGCCCCCCGGGGCCCGGCCGTGCGCCTGGTGGCCGCCATCGACCGGCTGAACCGCTGGGCGGGCCGGCTGGCGGGCTGGGCCCTGGTGCTGATGCTCATCCTCGGCTGCTGGAACGTGTTCGGCCGCTACGCCGGCCTGCTGCTGGGCACCAACCTCAGCTCCAACGGCCTGATCGAGGCGCAGTGGTACCTGTTCGCCTTCGCCTTCCTGCTGGGCCTGGGCTGGACGCTGCAGCGCCAGGGCCATGTGCGGGTGGACGTGCTGCAGAGCCGCTGGCCGGAGCGCCGACGGCTGGGGGTGGATCTGGCCGGCACGCTGGGGCTGCTGCTGCCGTTCGTGGCCCTGGTGCTGATCGTGTCGGCGGCGCCCACGATCGAGAGCTGGCGCATCGCCGAGGCCTCACCGGATCCGGGCGGACTGCCGCGGTTCTGGGTGAAGGCCCTGATCCCGCTCGGGTTCCTGCTGCTGGGCCTGCAGGGGGTGGCGGAGGCGATCCGCCTGGCCCTGCAGCGGCGCACTCTGCGGCGGCGGCGCTGA
- a CDS encoding TRAP transporter substrate-binding protein — protein sequence MTVPRRRLLQAAAASSSAALLGACTIRRAGSASGDALPLVRWRMATSWPHSLDTIYGGAETVSRRVAEMSDGRFQIQAFAAGELVPGLEVLEAVQSGSVECGHTASYYYVGKNPALAFGTAVPFGLTAQQQNAWLYEAGGLEAINRVYADFGVISFPAGNTGAQMGGWFKRRLDGPASLRGLKMRIPGQGGKVMAALGVNVQVLPGGEIYLALDRGAIDAAEWTGPYDDEKLGLARAARYYYYPGWWEPGPTLTALVNRQAWQRLPKAYQAMFSVACQEANLAMLSRYEALNALALKRLIQGGTELVNYGEAILTAAAEASQQLLTDMAAGDRGFREIHDQWRTFRRQVQEWNGVNEYSLSRFIYGGKGGGGGS from the coding sequence TTGACAGTCCCCCGCCGCCGGCTGCTCCAGGCAGCCGCCGCCAGCAGCTCCGCCGCCCTGCTGGGCGCCTGCACCATCCGCCGCGCCGGCTCCGCCAGCGGCGATGCCCTGCCGTTGGTGCGCTGGCGGATGGCCACCAGCTGGCCCCACTCCCTCGACACCATCTACGGCGGTGCCGAGACGGTGAGCCGCCGGGTGGCGGAGATGAGCGACGGCCGCTTCCAGATCCAGGCCTTCGCCGCCGGCGAGCTGGTGCCGGGGCTGGAGGTGCTCGAGGCGGTGCAGAGCGGCTCGGTGGAGTGCGGCCACACGGCCAGTTACTACTACGTGGGCAAGAACCCGGCCCTGGCCTTCGGCACGGCGGTGCCGTTCGGGCTAACGGCCCAGCAGCAGAACGCCTGGCTCTACGAGGCCGGCGGCCTCGAGGCGATCAACCGGGTGTACGCCGACTTCGGCGTGATCAGCTTTCCGGCGGGCAACACCGGCGCCCAGATGGGCGGCTGGTTCAAGCGGCGGCTCGACGGCCCCGCCTCCCTGCGGGGCCTGAAGATGCGGATCCCGGGCCAGGGCGGCAAGGTGATGGCCGCCCTGGGGGTGAATGTGCAGGTGCTGCCCGGCGGGGAGATCTACCTGGCCCTGGATCGCGGCGCCATCGATGCCGCCGAATGGACCGGCCCCTACGACGACGAGAAGCTCGGTCTGGCCCGGGCCGCCCGCTACTACTACTACCCGGGCTGGTGGGAACCGGGGCCCACCCTCACCGCCCTGGTGAACCGCCAGGCCTGGCAGCGTCTGCCGAAGGCCTACCAGGCCATGTTCAGCGTGGCCTGTCAGGAAGCCAACCTGGCCATGCTGAGCCGCTACGAGGCCCTCAACGCCCTGGCCCTGAAACGGTTGATCCAGGGCGGCACGGAGCTGGTGAACTACGGCGAGGCCATCCTCACGGCCGCCGCCGAAGCCTCGCAGCAGCTGCTCACGGACATGGCAGCCGGCGACCGCGGCTTCCGCGAGATCCACGACCAGTGGCGCACGTTCCGCCGCCAGGTGCAGGAGTGGAACGGCGTGAATGAGTACTCCCTCTCCCGCTTCATCTACGGCGGCAAGGGCGGTGGAGGAGGCAGCTGA